A stretch of DNA from Candidatus Binataceae bacterium:
AAAGCCTGCGCGCACTCGGGCGGCGAACATGAGGTCTTTGCCTTGATAGTAGCCGACCAGTATTGAATCAAAGTTCTCGGCGGCCAGGACGTAACCGCCGATGACGAACTCCTGACCGCGGTTTACCCGCATCTTGCGCCATGCGCCCGAGCGGCGCCCGGGTTCGTACACACTGTCACGCCGCTTCGCAATAACTCCTTCCAGACCGCCTTCCCGTATAACGCGAATGAGCTGATCGACGGGAACGTCAAAACTCTCGGACAGACGAATAGGTTCTACAAGTTGGGGCAGGAGTTTGGTCCGCAGCATTTGGCGGCGAGCCTCTAGCGGCAAACCCTTCACATCCTGGCCAGCCAGGAGAAGGAGGTCAAAAGCATAGAATGCGATGGTGTGATCACGTCCGTGGGAATTCTGGAGAAGGCTGAACGACGGCCGTGCTTCGGCGTCGAGTGCGACTATCTCCCCGTCGATCATCGTATCGTCGGGAAGGGGCTGGAGGGCCCTTGTAATTTCAGGAAACCAGGTGCTCAGGTCTTTGCCATTGCGCGACAGCAGCTTGCGAAGCCCGCCAGTCTTGATTGCCAGGCCACGATATCCGTCGAGCTTCAACTCGTAGGACCACTTAGGTCCTGATGGCAGCTCCGAGGTCGCGCCACAGAGCATGGGTTCGATGAAGTGCGCCCTCATTTATATAGGGACCCACGGCCCCAGTTCAGGGCTCACCTATATCATTTCTTTGAACGTGTTCTAGTCATCACCTCGGTTCCGCAAGCCACCGGCGGACTCCGGGTTACCCTGGGAATTCGTCGAGACTGCCTCCGAGGAAGAGACGTGGTAATGGGGATGCTGGCAGACGACTAAACAAGCCTGAAACTCAGAACACCGACCAGTTGGGGTTTTGAGGCAGTAAGGAGAGGTCCGATGCTACTGCCCACGCTGAAAACCGATCGATTGAGAATTCGACCCCTGACGGTGAAAGACTTGTCTATTTGTCATCAGCTCTATGTGGACACGAAATGGGCTGACCAGAGGCTCGCGGATAAGCGAAATCTCCAAATTCGGCGAAGCTGGCTTGATTGGACAATCCGAAACTCCACGGAGCTCGACCGGCTGAATCAGCCTCCTTACGGCGATCGCGCAGTGGAGCTTCGAGAGAGCGGTCAATTGGTTGGTTTGGTGGGTCTGGTGCCTTTGCTTGCTCCTTTCGCTCAGTTACCAACTTTCGGCAGCGAGGTGGAGGCGCCTTTCTCCGCAGAGGTGGGACTCTTTTGGATGATCACTCCAGCGATGCAGGGTCGGGGACTCGCGACGGAAGCGGCTCGCGCTCTCGTGAGTTTTGCTTTCGATGTTCTGAAGGTGGGCCGAATTATGGCCGGAACCGAATACGACAACTTCGCATCGATCGCTGTCATGCGAAAACTTGGAATGCGCATCGAGAGAAATCCGTTTCCAAGCCCGGCTTGGTTTCAGATTACGGGAATTCTCCAGAAAGAACGTCAGAGATCCAGGCTCTGAAATTCTGCACCGATAGGCACTAATCACAAAGAAAAAAACTCGTGCAGCCAGAGCAAGCTGGAGGTTGGCTTCTAAGACTTGTTCACTGGTGATGCCGGATTAGCACCGCAGGAAAGGGCGATGTGAAGTTGTAGTCGGAGGAGGCGAAGTGGGACCGGGGAACGGGATGTGGACGAGTGCCCCCGGAGAACTTCTTCGCGAGCCCTGCTCACCGGGGAACCACAACGCGAGCGTTCCTGACGGTCCCTCGGGTCCCACGTATGACTCCAAGCTTTCGCCCGCGGGTCCCTATATCCTCTTCTTAAGGTGGCGACACGGTAGGTCTAACGATCGTATCGCGCGGGGCTACCAGATCGGAACCGGGGCGGGACCCACGGTACCATTCGCACCTCCTCTCACGTCGCCGGCGCGAAGCCCGCGTCATCAAACTCTACCAACCGTGCTCCAGGACCTCTCGGTCCATGGCAACGTACGGGGTGCTCGCCAGGCTTCGGGTCAAACTAGTCTTCGGGCTGCGAGCGCCAATGACAACGACGACCTCGGTGCCGGCACCGTGCTATACAGGCTTAGCAGGTTTCATCGGTCAGGGTGCGCCACGCGCATCCGTACTAGTCTGGACGGTCTTGCTACAGAAGGGGGCCAAGTAACCGCGATGCGCTGCCCGAAGTGCGCACGTGACAATCCCGAGGACGCCAAATTCTGCGTCGGTTGCGGCAACCCGTTTGAAGGTCGCTGCACGAAGTGCGGCACCGAGAATCCTGCGGACGCCAGCTTCTGTAAGCAGTGCGGCACACGGCTCGGTCGTTTAGCGGCACCAC
This window harbors:
- the ligD gene encoding non-homologous end-joining DNA ligase — translated: MRAHFIEPMLCGATSELPSGPKWSYELKLDGYRGLAIKTGGLRKLLSRNGKDLSTWFPEITRALQPLPDDTMIDGEIVALDAEARPSFSLLQNSHGRDHTIAFYAFDLLLLAGQDVKGLPLEARRQMLRTKLLPQLVEPIRLSESFDVPVDQLIRVIREGGLEGVIAKRRDSVYEPGRRSGAWRKMRVNRGQEFVIGGYVLAAENFDSILVGYYQGKDLMFAARVRAGFAPAVRALLFNRFRGLSIEQCPFGNLPETRKGRWGEGLTAEDMKECRWLRPRLVCAVEYVEWTEANHLRHARFIALREDKAPILVVRESP